In the Xiphias gladius isolate SHS-SW01 ecotype Sanya breed wild chromosome 7, ASM1685928v1, whole genome shotgun sequence genome, AGTTTTCCTTGGCCACAGAGTAGTCTACAGCATGTAtgggcagaaaaagaaagaggatcAAACAAAGCGGAGAGCTACAACCAAACACCAGACAGGGAAGAGCAGAGGGTGGCTGAGACAAGCCCACAGCCCCACAGAGAAGATTTACATTCCTATGGTTGTTGATGGAGATGCAGGTCTGGAAACCTGCCTGGCCTCATTCACACCTTATCTGCAGGTTATATTTTTTACTATACTGTAGCTTAAAGACCATGCTAATTTCTGTGTGACCCACACAGTTTCTCATAAATCTCTGAGGTTCAAGTTAAGGCCTGGATATACAAATGTAAGCTTTCAGTTTTTATCAttgtaacagagagagagaaaaaaaaaatcaaggtaaGTCCTTTATTTTCTGAACATGTCCTGAGACCTTTACCTGATATACAGAAAGTATcacagttttggtttcatttattaAACACGGAGACAGACACTGCCACGGGTTCTAGGATGTTCTGTCCTTTTATTAAGCAAGATACACATCTGTTGCACAAATCCAAACATTAGCCATGCCACAAATGTAAATTATACCTGTTGTATTAGTGCAGGCttaattgtgtgtatttgcattggGAAACCACGTTGACCCATACCAAACCGTGAGACCCGGTTGGAAAGCTGGAATGACAACTACTCTTCCCTGAACAACAAGGGAAATAATGTCTTACAAAGGCTTTATTCATTACACACAACAAGTGTTATTCTTTTTGAGAAAAGCATACCATAAGCCATTTTCTAATCTCCTGCTTTCTTAAATTAGCCCAGGGATATTAATTTAAGACTAGCATATGATATGAAATTCAAATAGGTTTTATGGTCTGAATTATCAGTTTAAGACACATTAATACTCTTAACATGCTAATGGAACCACAAGAGCTATCAGAGCAGTCTCTCTGAACTCTGGTCTGTATTTTACAAGAAGCCAGGAATGTGCCATTAAAAAGGATCATAATAATTCTTACCCATAAACATAGCTGATACTGTAGGTCTGTGTATCTATCTATTGAATCTCTAAGGGGTATTATTaagaacaatgaaaataaatgtaggaTAAGATTACGATAAATTCATCTCCGCCACAAACTTCAAAAGTCCCTTTCATCTGTATAGATCTGGGCTGAGATATGAGCACTGTTGTACAATTAAAACAACtagttaattaatcaattagtcgactgacagaaaatgaatctgcaacaatttagataatcagttaattgttaaAGTTACTGTTCTTAAcaaaaaatgccccaaaaaacGTTTTTAAATCACTGGATCTAGCttcttaaatgtcaaaattcactatttttctttgtcttttatgttAGATCTGAACAGCTTTGCATTTTACATCTTATCGGGACtaaacaaataatttgaaaatgtcaactcGGGCTTTGGGAAAGACAATTTTTCACtaacttcattttcattttatagatcaaaatagttaattgattaatcacaaaaataatcagcagaaaatGACAGTATTTGTTAGCTGCATCCCTATACTCTAGTCTAGTTACTCACAAATTGAGCACAATGAACAGTGACCAGTTGTGGTGTGCAGAGTTGTAAACTACTAAGTCCCAGTTTGaagtacttgtattttacttgagtatggGCATTTTCTCgatacttctactccattacatgtctgagggaaatgttgtacttttctACTCCACTAGATATATTTGAAAGCTGCTGTTACTACTTCTATTGCAGATTAgggttttacacacaaaacatatcaGCATATAAATATGAGGCATGGTTATAGattaacagtatataaagtagctATTAGTAGTTTCAACTCCACCAGCTCCAACATCAAAATGCTACCCACACTGTAATGCGTCagtaataatccaataataaaacaatctgATGGGGGCGATTCTGCCAgataattttcacttttattttaggACTGCATTTACTGATTACTTCCTATTAATCCGCTGATCATTTTGTCAACTGATCGATGAATcgtttttgtctgtaaaatgtcagaaaagagtgaaaaattcTCATCAcgatttcccagagcccaaggtggtGTCCTCAGattccttgttttatttgacccagcagtccaaaagccaaagatattcagtttaccgcCACATaccacaaagaaaagcagcaagtcctcacatTAAAGAAGCCTGGACAAGAGGAAGCTtactatttttgcttgaaaagtgactgaaaggATGACTTTGTTATTAAAatctttgattttctgtcagctctACTTTCTTTAAGGGAAGGCATTTTGCTGCAAAGATGTGTagttttactttagtaaaatcAGGAATGCAGGGCTTTTGCTTCGTGTATTTCAACGTTAAGTTGTTGATTCTTTAACTCGTGTTCCATCGTCCACATTAGTCAGAAGATTGTGAAATCTCATATTTTTGGCATGGAACAAGTTTTATCCAACAGCACGAGTGAAAAGCTCTAAAGAGAAGAACATTGGTAGGATTTCCGCTGGTAAGGAATCATTTAGCgaggaaatgtgtttgtgtctgaataATATTGTAACACGTACAGGCTAGTGTACGTAGCACTGTGTCGCTTTTGACAAAGAGACTGTATTAGTTTAGAAAAGGGGCGTGACAGCTGGTGGTTTGCAGGCGCATTCGCGGTCGGATCGGCCGGCGGAGAATGGGAGCTAGCGCGGAGCtgcggagggagggagggaggaggaggaggcggaggaggaactactagtggaaaaaaaaaaaaaaaaaaaaaagttgaagtaAAAATGGCTTCCTTGTCTTTGGAGTCTACAGAACAATCTGAGAACAGCCCGGAGGAGCCAACGGCACCTGAGCCCAAAGAAGAGAAAGATCCGGTTCAAGTTTCGGAACAATTGCTCCAAAGTTTCCAAAAGTCGGCTCTGAGTTTTTCCACTGACCAAGTATCATGTCTCTGCGAGGCCCTTCTGCAGGCGGGCAATGTGGATCGCCTGTGGAGATTTCTATCCACCATACCTCCGTCGTCCGAGCTGCTACGTGGCAACGAGACCCTGCTGAAGGCCCAGGCACTGGTGGCTTTCCACCGGGAAGAATTCAAGGAGCTGTACGCCATCCTGGAGAGCCACGACTTCCACCCGTCTAACCATGGGTTCCTGCAGGACCTGTACCTGAAAGCCCGCTACAAGGAGGCGGAGAGGTCCCGGGGCCGCAGCCTGGGCGCAGTGGACAAGTACCGGCTCAGGAAGAAGTTCCCCCTGCCCAAAACTATCTGGGACGGAGAGGAGACAGTGTACTGCTTCAAAGAGAAGTCGCGAAATGCTCTGAAGGAGTGCTACAAGAGCAACAGGTACCCGACTCCGGACGAGAAGAAAAACCTGGCTAAAGTCACCGGACTGTCCCTCACACAGGTCAGCAACTGGTTCAAGAACCGCAGGCAGAGGGACAGGACCCCGTCCGGGACCCACAGCAAAAGGCAAGACCGACAACCCCCGAAACACATTTCAGTTATTGTATTTATGTAGTCCTTTAGATTAAGTTTTCACTAAGTTTGGAAGTCATGGTCGAGGCGACAGCTGCCTTCAGgtttccttttgtttatttgatagCGACTTGTTTCTTTATCTTGTGTTTTCCAACAAGGATCACTCAGAAAAGTCACCAACCGATCCTCAGTGGTAAACAAAGCCCTACAGGCCTGCACAGGGTAGCACAGGGGGACCATGTACACGTTAAACCTTCAAGtaacaaaaccaacaacaaaaaaacattgcattgaGTCAGAAGATGGACAGAGGAGTTGACTTTTGACAGCAGTGAAGCCACACAGGTCTGAGACCAAGAGCGTGTTGCTTTGTTATGAAATGTGAGATCCGGGCGCTCACCATGGCTCAAGTTTCCTGAAAGCCTGCACTGCTGCCTTGGGCCTGCAGAGCCGGGGTGACCCAGGTTAAGAGTAACAAGCTTATACTGAAGGGAGGTGGGGGTGGCAAGAAAACCCTTCACACACAGATGATATATGACAGAGTTTTACAGCAATTATTTCACCAAAGAGCGGGGGGAGGCGAATTCGGAGGAGATAAGAGAGAATAAAGCAGACTTATCTTATCAGTCTTGGGGGTTTGTGGTGGTCTGGCAAAGAGTCGGTCTGTCTGAACAACCAGGATGCTATGCTTTCTAACACACATTAACCAAGTACAGGCCCTAAAAGAGTTTCTAGGAATCTGTCCCGGCTTTTTCTTCCTGCCTGCACAGAGAGACTTTTATACTGATCCACTGCAGAATGTGGTTGGTTTAGTAGAGAAGATGAGAATGATTAACAAGAATACTGAATGGCTGGTATCTTTGCCAGCATACCGCAAGTTAACCACCGAAATATCTATTCAACCCACAGGTGGGCGAACTAGAAGAGAAAACTTTGTTGGTCCATTTGAATCTAAACATGCAGAAAATGCTTCATTGCTAGTGTTACTTTCTCCATTTGAAATATGTGATACATATGGAAAATTTCATAAGTTTGTTTTGTAAACAGATTGCTGACTAATAATGGACGCTAGAATGAAAATGTTACCTCTGCAAATCTTGTCACACATATCACTTACATCATCAACTTTAAATAGCCTGACAAAATGTATTCTGAGACaggacatttatttataaacagTGCAAATGTGGCAGAGTTGGCTAAAAGACAACTTTTTGCAGATATTACACAGTCACCCTAAAATagtacatttaaataataattataacatgACCACTAAAATATTGAACAGTTATTGAAATATCCTGCACCTGTCACCTACTAAAATTAGCCAGTCACTGAACGAACACCTAGAGgatcatttaatattttacagggAGGATATTGTTTGTCTGAGAATATCTGGGTTGGAGAATCTATCATGGACTTTTTTTTGTAGCCAGAAATTACTATGTATGACAACTTCAAAAGTCCTAGTGAGAGGCACGTCAAGACATGAGGACGGGTGTAGTGGTGAAAAAAATatcatgtttactttttcataGAAACATCTGTTAAGCAATCATTTTGAAACATAAAGTTAGTGCTGCAAGATACTATGCGCTAAAATGTCCTCAAGTAGACAACTGCGaatgcattttcaaaactgttGTTCGACCCCTTTCACACATTCACTGCAGTTCTGTGGTGAATAACATTTTTGGAGAATGAGTTACTTTAAGCAGGTAAAAATCAcgagcaaaacaaaatgttaattttaaggCTTTCCATGGGCAATGTGAACTTCAATCTTTGTACACATTTTTAGCAATTTCAAACTCTGAATTAAAGAAATTCTCAAAAATGGTGTTGAACAACCAGATGAAGATTAAACCCGATGGAGACTTTGTATGGATGAAATGTTGCCTTTTCAATCTAATGGACATCAGGATTTAAAATCCAGTTCGCAGATactgttttttcctgttcatttaTCAGACTCTTATTTCTGTTGGCTAATGACATACAATTGTCATAAAATCTAAACCTGTCTAACAATGCATAATCCATTGAcagttttgagtaaaatgtgtGGTCCAAATTGGTCCATTTGTACAAGAGTGACTTTAAACATCTGTATTgtacagctttttaaaacataaagcaaCAATAAAATTGCTCCGCCACCTAATGTCATGAGCTCAAAGCATTATAAGGATTAGAAAAGGTGTTAAGTTGAGAGCTGATAAAAAGATTTAGCCCAGTGCCCAACCCTCTAATGACACACATTTCCCTTTTATTTAAcccatttgtttttcctccgtTTCAGTGAATCTGATGGGAATCACAGCACTGAGGACGAGGCGAGCGCCATGGACGACACCCCTGACAAACCAGAGGAGGCTGCTGGCTCCACAGCTTCCatcatctctctttctgcagtCCCCTGTAGCACGGGAGGCCAGCTCATCCTCAACAGGTCCAGTGGCTTCCTCGCCGCCTCTCAGCCATTACTGCTCAATGGGAATTCCCTGATCTCCAGTACCGGTGCTGGTGTCATAATTAACGGGCTGAGCTTGGGTGATTGCCAGACGGTCACATTGAGCCCTGTTGCAGCGAGCTCTCCTTTGATACTGAACGGGGCTCAGGTAATAACCAAATCTGGTATcagtgtgcagcagcagcagccgcagcagcaagCAGTTTCTGTGGCGGAGCAGGTATCAGCCATGGAAGCCAAGACAAGTAGTCTTCCAGCAGTTGTCCTTAGCACTAACACCACACCAGTCTCAAACCCTCCATCCATAATCTCTCTTCCTCTACAAACCAAGACAGACAGTGGCAATACAATGGATTACATCAGTGTGCCTGAATCGGAGTGCAGCAGCCAGACAgtatcttcctcctcttcatctttatcCCCCTCTTCACCAACTCTGTCCTCCCCAAACAGTCTTCCTTCACTAGTTTTAACACAAAACACCCAGGAGTCCCTCAACCTCCCAGCCTCTATGTCGTCTGCAGGCATGGTTATCTCCAGTTCTTCCTTGCCTCTTTCCAGTCAGCAAGGGGAGTATGTTGTCCTTGCCACTGCCAGCTCCCAGTTAAATCCTCATCCTTCCACCAGCAGTGCCACCCCTCAGGTCTTCTCTCTGCCCCAGGTTGTGCCTTCCATCCAGGGTATACCAGTATCCCAGCTGGTCCAGCACTCCTCAGGAGCCCAGGTTTCCCAATGCCCTCAGTTGGTCCCAGTATCGCCCCTGACCTCGCCAGCTCCTCAGTTTCAAAGCCCCCAGACAGCGAGCACAGGCAACAGACTGGcgcaacagcagcaggatgcTTCAACAACTCTGCCTGAAGGTGCCACTACTATAGTCTCTATCTCACAACTTAACAACAATCAGCTGCCACAGCGAATGACACACCAACTGGGGGACCAAACCACAAACTCCACACCCAGCAAAATCCAGGCCCCTCAGGTTATATCCATCTCCTCCCCAACACAAGTAGTCCCAGTCCCCCAGGCCAAAGACAACACACCAACGCAGTTAGTCCCGCTCTCCATGCCTCAGCTGGTCCCAGTCTCCTCCATCCAAACGTCTTCCACCATATCTTTCCCCCAAGTGGTACCTGCCAgtccttctctctccatcagcTCTGCTGGTGTGCCCTTACAGATCCTCACTTCAGCTCCTGCGACTGGAGCGGTCGCACAGGGCCCTCTCAGGATAAACCAGCTTAGGCCCATTCAGAGCGCGGCTCCCCCAACCAGCATGGCCCCTGGTGTGCAACTCCTCAACTCTGGGATCATTCAGCTGCCCTCTGCGCCTCCAGGTATGCTGAATTCATTagttatttgtaaatgtaacaagcagagctgaaacgattagtagagcaacagaaaaattaatcgGAAAAGATGAATGCTTTGATAATtgattgttttaataatttttcaagcaaaactactccagcctctcaaatgtctcaaaattgatgtttctcttttgtcatacatgatattaaactgaatatctttggactaatggtcagataaaacaagtaATCTGAAGACACGTACtggggctctgggaaattactTTACAATGGGCAACAACaatgacaaataataataaaatagtttCTTGCAACTGTAATAGCAAGTATATGCATTAATGTTCATTCTGTTGGTAGGGGAACAAGATTTTTAATCTTTATATGGAAACTGTATAATGGGATTAGCTGATGAATAGTCATTTGATACACGTGACTGTTAAATAACCTGTAGAAATagctaataaaataaatacatattttagaACTGGAACTAACAactgttttgtattaatctggTGATTATCTCTATTAttcaaaatatcagaaaatgatagaaaaaaataccTTCTAAGTTTACTATAGCTCAAGGTGTTgtcatgttccttttttttgtcttaccatcagtccaaaatctacatatattcagtttactatcacataagacaaaaaaaagcagataacACTCACAACTGACATTGTACGATAAATCAATCACCAAAATAGtaaccaattaattttttaatcaaccGATTAATCAACAAATCGTTTCAgccttaaaatatatattttttaaatgtttgtcagTTACATTTAATGACACAGTACTTTATTTTATCCATAACATTGTAACATAACACACCGAGGAAACATATTCTTaagcaaagaaataaagcaTCCGTAAGTGTAGAAACTTGAGGAAAAGACCAGATTGTAATACACAcagcattaatttttttaaattaaaacaaacaagacagacagaataTTATTAATGCCTGATTAACTCCTTAcagtaaatgctttttgtgtaaaatacatGTCATAAGAAGTATTGGTCTGTTAATTAATTTGCTGCCTCTAAATACAAGCAGTTAACAGCTGTATTGGTGCACTGTTTGAATGTCACCGCTGTAGGTAACCTTCTCCTTGGTGGAAGCCCCTACCTGAGTGTCCAGCAAGGCAAGCTGATTCTGACCATCCCAGCAGGCATTCAGCTCACCAGTGTGCCCCTGAAACCAATCCCAGAGGCTTCAACCATTCCTGCTAATGGATTGAGCCCCATTctcaccccccccacccctcccgtGGCCTCCCAGCCTTCAACCACCTCAGGCCCGACGCCCAGTGGCCTAACATCATCTCCTCTGAACTTCATCAACTCGTCTCCACCTTACAGTGCTCCAGAGATCGGTGCTGCAACCAGCCACGCACCTGCCGTCCCTTCCCCTCATACGCTAGACCATTCAGTCACACCCACAACGCCAAACACTCTCACTCCAGAAAGCATGCTCACCCTCAGTCCCATGTACAGTGGAGTCACACCCAACACCCAACTGTCCCAGCCAGCGTGGAGCCCTGTGCCCCTCTCCACTTCAGCTAGTCTAACTCTGTTTGATGTCCGCGGCAAAGGGGACCTACCTGTAGACCCGGCTTTGTTAGGCCTCCCTGGAGGAGAGTCGCTGCTTCTGGGAAGCCCCTCTCCGGAGCAGGATGTGGAAGCCAGCTCACCACTGGGGAATCCAGAGGAGATGGATGGTGACTCCAAGATTCTTACTCAGCTCCAGTCTGTCCCTGTGGACGATGAGCTGGGCTTGTAGTCCCCATGTAGCAAGGCCCAGTCTCTAAAAACGAAAAACGATGAAACACACAGTAGGTTgcagactgcaaaaaaaaattttatataatttttttatataattgatCTGAAAGATTTAATCCCACATGGTCAATCCTCAATGTCCCTTACAATATGTTGTGGTTCTATCGTGTCAGTAGGGCCTCTGCAGCTCTATTTCACATAGATGGGCAGGGTTATGCTGGATATTCACCTGCTGGTTCCACAACAGAATATTCCTGTTTTTGCCTGAGAATTTTGCGCctccaaggtttttttttttttttgactaaaatcTGTATGTGCCTTATCTGTTTTATCAGATCCAGACAGAACAACTAAAACAGATGAGTCTGCTTGGCCCAGTTACAGGTCCtggtgtttatttaaaaaaaaaaaaaaaaaaaaaaactatattaaaCAAAGCATTGGCTTTGCCTAGTCTCTCAGCTCCTCTGTGCAGTTTTGTGGATTGCAGACCAAGTGCAGTTGTCCTGGGAAAAAGATGCCTGGGGTTTTTGCTGGCAGTAAAAGTAGTTTGTGGAGGATCCACCACAATAACTACACACCGGACTATCTGGCTAAATCTTGAAATAGTTGCCTGCCTGTCCAGAACTCAAGAAATTCAGGaatttggtttggttttctttttgttgttcacAGCATGAATATATAGTTCCACCAACACTCAAGGAATACGGGGTGAACATTATATTCCTCACAAACAGAAGTGAGTTGTGTGAGCTTTATGTAAATCagctgaaaatttttttttttttccaatgatcATTACGTCATAGATTTCGAAGTCTATACAGCGTTTTATTACTACACGTTACTGAAGTGCAGGTTTAAACATGCAACCTACTTCCAACTTATCAGtaaactattttaaaacactttctGCAGTTTTCTAGTGAGGATGCTGCCCCACATTAGTAAAAATATACTACAGGAAATAAAAGGGTTTATACTCTATGCAATGCATGTTTAGTACTTTATAGGACACTAAGTGGCACAATGGCTGAGTCAAAAGGCCAGTGCACTTGGGAGATGAAAAGGAGCTTTGAAATACTGAGCTTTTAAATGAAGTGTGACAGTGCATTACACTAAAACGTTTGCTGTGATCCCACTAAGTGACATTTGTTGCCAAATGCATCCAAA is a window encoding:
- the six5 gene encoding homeobox protein SIX5, with product MASLSLESTEQSENSPEEPTAPEPKEEKDPVQVSEQLLQSFQKSALSFSTDQVSCLCEALLQAGNVDRLWRFLSTIPPSSELLRGNETLLKAQALVAFHREEFKELYAILESHDFHPSNHGFLQDLYLKARYKEAERSRGRSLGAVDKYRLRKKFPLPKTIWDGEETVYCFKEKSRNALKECYKSNRYPTPDEKKNLAKVTGLSLTQVSNWFKNRRQRDRTPSGTHSKSESDGNHSTEDEASAMDDTPDKPEEAAGSTASIISLSAVPCSTGGQLILNRSSGFLAASQPLLLNGNSLISSTGAGVIINGLSLGDCQTVTLSPVAASSPLILNGAQVITKSGISVQQQQPQQQAVSVAEQVSAMEAKTSSLPAVVLSTNTTPVSNPPSIISLPLQTKTDSGNTMDYISVPESECSSQTVSSSSSSLSPSSPTLSSPNSLPSLVLTQNTQESLNLPASMSSAGMVISSSSLPLSSQQGEYVVLATASSQLNPHPSTSSATPQVFSLPQVVPSIQGIPVSQLVQHSSGAQVSQCPQLVPVSPLTSPAPQFQSPQTASTGNRLAQQQQDASTTLPEGATTIVSISQLNNNQLPQRMTHQLGDQTTNSTPSKIQAPQVISISSPTQVVPVPQAKDNTPTQLVPLSMPQLVPVSSIQTSSTISFPQVVPASPSLSISSAGVPLQILTSAPATGAVAQGPLRINQLRPIQSAAPPTSMAPGVQLLNSGIIQLPSAPPGNLLLGGSPYLSVQQGKLILTIPAGIQLTSVPLKPIPEASTIPANGLSPILTPPTPPVASQPSTTSGPTPSGLTSSPLNFINSSPPYSAPEIGAATSHAPAVPSPHTLDHSVTPTTPNTLTPESMLTLSPMYSGVTPNTQLSQPAWSPVPLSTSASLTLFDVRGKGDLPVDPALLGLPGGESLLLGSPSPEQDVEASSPLGNPEEMDGDSKILTQLQSVPVDDELGL